A genomic stretch from Streptomyces venezuelae ATCC 10712 includes:
- a CDS encoding DUF6042 family protein has translation MTDNTPVPGPRRDMAMHNDWWESGWEHVLPRQGFPLTMLISTACQPGFTGSLDDLLQESFDGHWNMIGGDLDGALTFSWPDEEWDYEAAPEGREACEAAHWEQFSALLTTAGFPVPKSVRDLSELYLTWGLASREETPDGTRWSMPAALPLPGELLSLDPELTARLDGMRTGPLLDALIDHLVGDLGEPAETLTSLDRLAAATGQDVDDVRLALAELVSSGDARVQRGEEPADAARLAAHRRFRLVMDWQHYHENRIQVTRG, from the coding sequence ATGACTGACAACACGCCCGTGCCCGGACCGCGCCGTGACATGGCGATGCACAACGACTGGTGGGAGTCGGGCTGGGAGCACGTCCTGCCCCGCCAGGGCTTCCCGCTGACCATGTTGATCTCTACGGCGTGCCAGCCCGGTTTCACCGGCTCCTTGGACGACCTTCTGCAAGAGAGCTTCGACGGGCACTGGAACATGATCGGCGGCGACCTCGACGGTGCGCTCACCTTCTCGTGGCCGGATGAGGAATGGGACTACGAGGCCGCGCCGGAGGGCCGCGAGGCATGCGAGGCGGCCCACTGGGAGCAGTTCAGCGCCCTGCTGACGACCGCAGGCTTCCCGGTGCCCAAGAGCGTGCGGGACCTGTCCGAGCTGTACCTGACGTGGGGCCTGGCAAGCCGCGAAGAGACGCCGGATGGCACCCGATGGTCCATGCCCGCTGCGCTGCCGCTGCCCGGCGAACTGCTGTCCCTGGACCCAGAACTCACCGCGCGCCTCGATGGGATGCGTACCGGCCCGCTCCTCGACGCCCTCATCGACCACCTGGTCGGCGATCTGGGTGAACCGGCAGAGACCCTGACCTCTCTGGACCGACTGGCGGCAGCCACCGGCCAGGACGTCGACGACGTCCGGCTCGCTCTCGCGGAACTCGTGAGCTCCGGCGACGCCCGTGTCCAGCGCGGCGAAGAGCCGGCCGACGCGGCGCGCCTGGCGGCCCACCGCCGCTTCCGCCTGGTCATGGACTGGCAGCACTACCACGAGAACCGCATCCAAGTGACCCGCGGATGA
- a CDS encoding AAA family ATPase: MTKAAHGTVGTSDTRLIVLRGNSASGKSSVAAGLREKFGRNLAIVAQDNLRRIVLRERDRPGGANIGLIDLTARYALDNGFHVVVEGILYADRYATMLQDLVRAHQGVTRCYYLDVPFEETVLQHATKPDAEYLTHVNEGHLRNWYREKDLLPNGLETVIDVASTLDDTVQQILAESGLDGILPIDR, encoded by the coding sequence ATGACCAAGGCCGCGCACGGCACCGTGGGGACCAGCGATACCCGCCTGATCGTCCTCCGCGGCAACAGCGCCTCGGGCAAGTCCTCCGTCGCGGCCGGCCTGCGCGAGAAGTTCGGCCGCAACCTCGCCATCGTCGCCCAGGACAACCTGCGCCGCATCGTGCTGCGCGAACGCGACCGGCCCGGCGGCGCCAACATCGGCCTGATCGACCTCACCGCCCGCTACGCCCTGGACAACGGCTTCCACGTCGTTGTCGAAGGCATTCTGTACGCCGACCGCTACGCCACGATGCTCCAGGACCTGGTGCGCGCCCACCAGGGCGTCACACGGTGCTACTACCTCGACGTGCCCTTCGAGGAGACAGTGCTCCAGCACGCGACGAAACCAGACGCCGAATACCTGACGCACGTCAACGAGGGCCACCTACGCAACTGGTACCGAGAGAAGGACCTGCTCCCCAACGGCTTGGAGACCGTCATCGACGTGGCCAGCACCCTGGACGACACGGTCCAGCAGATCCTCGCCGAGAGCGGCCTGGACGGCATTCTCCCGATCGACCGCTGA